Genomic window (Phragmites australis chromosome 5, lpPhrAust1.1, whole genome shotgun sequence):
gatcaaatacAGTCTACctttcatttttatctcttttaccTAGCTCGTATAGTCCCATCCTTCCTTTAGCAACTCAACTTACCTGACGTCCGAACTTTTTATTACTCTTTGTCACTGAAACTTTTGGTCTTTCGGGACACTGGCCGTAGCTTCTGATCCTGCAGAGAGGCTAGTTGAAATCTCAAAAGACAAAAGCATCTGAATCCTCGATCGATCGTTTACTACAGACCCAGCCCAACTCCGTTGCTGTCAGTGAGTTCTAGTGCCATCAGCAGCCGCAGGAGCAGATATCGGCCGGAGAAGGGAGTCCTCGTCTGCCAAGCGTCCGCGAGCTACTAATATCGGCCGCACGAAACCAATCTGACGGACAACAGCGATCCAGGGGTGTATTTCAAATACCGTCCACCCCCTGACCTCATTTTTTCCCTTGTTTCTCAGTCAAATTGCGGCAATAAAACTTGATAAAAATCACAGAGGTGGGTGATACAACGAAGAAACGTCGTacaaaatttcaaattcaaacacGAATTGTGGTGGGGGAAATTAAAAGGAGAAAGTTTGGGCTTGAGGTGGTCGGTATTTGACATGACACCACCTGGTATTCCCAACACCGTCCGCCCCTGGGGGCGCGAGAAATGCCTCCGCTGCTCCCTGCCGTGGCTCGCCGGAGCGTCACCCCACACCGACCGTCACCGCCGTCCATTCCTTGCTCCCGGATTCCTCACTGCCGCCCATATACATCCGCCATGGACTTCCCACCGTTACCTCTTCTGCGACTGCACCTACTGTACGTGTGAGATAGTGAGGAGCCTGGTTTCAGGATGTTTTCCAGGTTCTTCACTGGAATTGAGGAACTATTTTTTTGGACTTTCCAGGAGAAACAATCAGAAGTAAATCTGATCACCAATGCAATGATCAATCAGTTCACAATTGAACTTAGCGCGAGAGGATTAAGATCATTGCTGCACTGAAGTGGGAAGGGCAAAGGATTCGTCTGTTCAAATGAATGACTGTTGTTCGGATATCTTCCTAGTATTCCTTGCCGGTTATGTATTCAGAATCCTGCAATTTTCAGGATTTGTGTTCAATCCACGCATGCTGCTTCTCTGAAGTTTCTCTCAGAAACAAAATCGTCTTTCTTTGCGTCCAGAATACAGACCATTAGAAGGTACGAGAATAAGATGTGTATACCCTCACAACAAGATGTCAGATGTCACCGGTTAGCGCTCCgagaacctgagagaagatatctttgtgctatttttttaatgattctTCGACAATCGGGAACATATTTGAAGATATGTGCCCTGTTTGCATGATTCGACCGAATGAAAGTAATCTAAGATACAGTACACCTCAGCGCATTCTAATCGATAGGACCACTGAAGGGTAGCAGTTGAAAGTTTTTTGTAGGAGTCGCAGTCTGAAAGGATGAGTGCTCTGGCGACTGCCTCCCCGCTCCCAGCCTGTCTCAGACATGAAGTCTCCTCTCAGCCACGCCAATGGATCTCTCTCGTCTGGATTTTCGCTCGGGATTGGTTTTTCAGGCCAGAATTCAACAGCTTTTCGGTTTTCCGGTGGTGTTTGCACCTGCTCAAGGTCTCAAGGAATTCTTTCAATGTCTTTCAAGTTGGTGATCGTGTTTTCGGTTTcttcgaagaaattcgggattCTTTCATCTATGGCGTGAGGGAGGTGCGCATTGGTCCAAAGAATCCTCTGCTTGAAGTTGCCACAAAGAAATCTAATTGGGAAGCTTCTTTTGCTGATGAGGTCCGAGGAGAGTATTCTGGTGGCCATCAAAATCCTCCGAGTCACGTTCATGCTTCCTCTGTCCAAGCAGGTAGGCCAAATCCTCTGATTCTTACAGGTGCCAATGCAACTCCTCTCGTCCCTCCCCCTGGTAATCAGCAACCTACTCATGTTGGTGACAATTCTCAAGTCTCGTCAGGTTTTGATGGTTTAGCTTTCCCACGAAAGTCGGTGTTTGATCCGCTGAATCGGCATGATCTTGAGACAAATCAGTTAGTGGCTCAAAATTTGAATCATTCGTCGCCTGTTAAGCCGAATTCCTCGGTTTTTCTTAAAGGCCGGGTTAATGCAGATCAAGAACAGTCGCTTAACCTCAGTATATCACTCATGCAGATCAAGAACATTACAGTACAGTCACAAGACTCGAGAATTCCCAACCAACTGCCAGGGGCAAATTGCAGCGAGTTCCAATCGAAACAGGGAATGTTACACTTTACTTATGGtacaatataaataaaaatagaacaGGCGGGTACATTTAAGCctttgttcttttcttctttgtttttgaGCTACACAAGCAACCTATCAAGATAAGTACAACCATGCACAAACTCCCTGCAATCAGCCATAAACACCTCAACCGCGACAGTCAGTCAGGCACCCAGCTACTACTCTTCCTTATTTGCCGAGTACAACACACTGGTCCACGACACCCAGATCACCGCCGTTTTATGCCTCGGCCGAAGAAATATCAATTATCCAGGAAAAAAACTATCTAGATGCATCATTATTGTTGTTATTGTTATTTCCACAACTTGACAGAATTGTCATGGCTCGCAGAAGCCACCATCCCAGTCACTGGTGATTGCGCCAATGCCGCGATTAGACCTTCATGAGCTTGTACCGTCATGCTCTGGTTCTTCACCATGTTCCATAGCTCCAAAGACTGCACAATCATAATGTTAATGAGAAACTTCCAGAAAATGAACTACAAAGATCAAATGTGATCGGATTTGCTGAATCTGTGATCAGTGATTCCAACACCGTAAGTAGACTATGCCTCGAGAAGGGAAAATGCTATTGCTAACAAGACTTGACACTACAGTATGCATTAACAAGCTTCTGCTTGCATCTCATTGTTAAATTGGAATATGCCAACTTTCCAACATCAGGTATATTGGATTATGCATATTCTTGTCAACAGAGACGAAACAAAAACGACTAAGGACATATAGGTGACAAGTTTACTCATACAAACAGACAGTGCCATACACTTCCTGAAAAAGATTTAAGTTAAATTAAAGTAGTGACTAGACTCAATAGAAGAGTCATAGTTACCTGGTAGCCTCCAATAACCAAGAGATTGGTATAGCTCGGGTGGAACACGCAGGAATGAAACTTGTTTCCATTAGAACTAAGCTCATGAATACACTCGCCTGATGCTATTGACCAAACCTTAACTAGGTCCTGACTGACAGAGGCAATGAATTCCCCACTGTTGTCCCAGCACACTGACTGCACATCTGTGTTATGGCCCTGAGATTAAAAATCAAGTACTCCAGGTTCACATTACATGACAAAACCTGATTAATTACAGGTCCAACCCAGAACAAAGAAGAAATTCACTACAAAACAGGAAAATCATGCACAATAATGCAGTTATGTCATATTCTGCAGACAGTATGATCgtggattcaagatatgcatcTGCAGGGTGCTAGTGAAGGAAAATGCCATATTGAACTTTTCGACAAAAAGAAGATAGCTGGTGTACAAGAACAGAACCTGCAGGGTGTATTTTTTGCCATGCGTCTCAATATCAAATATGGAAACCACATTTTCGGCAGCTGCGGCTAGAAATTGTCCGGCATTAGGTTGAAATCGAACTTGGGCAGTGCCACCCTGTATAAGATAAAGTTGGACAAAACAGTTATTAAATCTATAAGTAATTTGTCCACGCAACCATTTAGGAAATTTCAAGGTTGAAAAAGAATATTACTAACCTCTATGACCCGCATACATGAAAACTTGGTCACATTCCAGTATCGGATTTCACCATTGCCATCACAAGAGCACAAAAGGTCTGTCTTCTTTGGATGAAAATCTAACGACGTGACCTGGAAGTTATGCCCAGTGAACGTATGCAGAGAGAATCCAGGCTGCAAAACAAGTTACATAAGCAATACCGTACCAAATGCAAGTACATATCCAAGTAACTTCAAACTCAAGGGTCAAGCCTGGTCACACATATCGCGTACTTAACCAGTTACCAGAGATGGTGTATTGAACTAGAATGCTCATAATAGAATACAATTTGCAGATCAAGATGCAAAAAGGGACAAACATACATTATTTAAACGCAATTCATTCGTGCCATGATTGGGCCTTGTTTACTTTTGAGACATGGACAATATGGAGTAGTTGTATTTACATTTACTGTGATGACCAATActctaaaacaaagtccatataTGTACTAGCGTGCAGAATGCATAAGCATAATGGTAGCATTGCTATAAGAGGCACAATACAATAGCATAATCTCACTATTGCACATGAACATGTAAACATAACTTACATCTGCGGCGTTCCATAGTTTAATAGTTCTATCAAAAGATGATGTTGCCAGCTGACTAGAGTTAGGTCTGAAACGGACATCAGTAATAATAAGGCCATGCTCTTCTGGTGTATACTGTGTCTGGAAAGTTTCCATGTTCCAAAGTACAGCCTACAACAAAAATTAAGTACGTCATATTCATAAACATCAGGGGTGCAAAAAGGTGCCACTTctaataggaaaaaaaaattgcatggcaTTTATTGATACCTTCTTTTCATGTCCAGCACTAGCCAAAATCTTGCCATCTGAAGAAAAGTGGCAACAAACAACTTTGCTGTTGCTTGTGCGCCAACAATTAACTTCACTGAAGGTAAAACCTAACAAAGAAGGAGCGTGTTACTTGATGTTtgcaaaaacaataaaaaaaacatcagaAATATCACCTTTAGAAGCTGCTGGGTTAGGCTCTGCAGGACTTCTTTTTAGTGCAGCAAAAATATCCCTGGCATCTCCATTGTCATTGGATAAGAAGGATTCAACATTATCATCCAACGAGCCAACATCACCAAAATGCTCCAGATCATCCTGTCACATACAACGATTGTGTTCCTTATCCAAATAACATATAATAATAGATATATACATCCAGGTATATACTTTAAATGAAGAGTAAAAGCTGTAACCATTTGATTTGAAGAGGAGGCAAGTCCAGTTCCATCCGCACCATACATCATTAAATTCTTTGGAACGTGGCGCATATTACCAGCCATTCCAAGTCCATCACCAGGCATATGTGTCGATGGCGTAGATGGTGGAGAATTGGCTGAAGGACCCACAGTGTTTCCTGTACCAGTACTATTTGCTGGTCCCGAAGATGTAGGttgctttctttttctattGTTCTGGAGATAACAAATAATTCAAGAACAAGGGGCAGATATAAGATAAACGGCAAGGACATCAGTTATTAAGAACCAAACTGCAAGTAACTCATGCAAACCGAAATAAAAATAAGGATCAATAGCCGATTGTTCATCATTAGTTATTTAAAAATGAGATAGTTTGCCAGGGACCGTTTAGTATGCACCCATCAAAAGAAAACATTTTTTATTACAGTATGCAAATTTACATGTCATAACTGCCAAACTGGTCTCCAGTGTATGCAAAGGACAACTTCCCACTTTTCCTTCAGAAACCTACCCACCGCCATACCATCAACATCTGCATCAACTTCAATGGCGCCTCCTATCTTCTCTCCAATCGTCTCTCCAGTCGCCACATTCATCATACCGAGTGGTAACTGGAAAACACGAATCCAAATAGGACAATATAGGAACTCCAATTCATCCAAACGCTTGCTGCCATCGAAATCAACAACAATCAATAAATCACCGCCGAACTCCCATGGCCCTTCAGTAACTCCCCGCCTCTTGCCTCCCGGTTGAAGAAAGGAGAATAGAAATAAATTATCCCCAAGATCCTTGCCTCTGATCCCCATGTCTGGGCACCACACTCTCCCCATCGCCTGCACCATGCCATTGGTGTTCCCCGGCTTGTCGAAGAACAATTTCCCTACCGCTTGCGGGGTACGAGGCAACTCCTTTGATCTCGTCCGCCGCGCACCCTTAACTCCAATCCTCTCCTCTTCCGAAAGCTTCAGTCCCATCATGAGTCCATCCAGGTCCTCCCCGTCTCCTCCCTGGTGACTCGCCATGACTGCCCTAAGACTACAGAACAAAAACtggaagagagaaagaaaacagGGAACTCCCAACCTGAGAATGAGATCAGGAGCAAGGCTAGCAATGTGGTGAACTGGATTTGGTGTGAACTGGTTTGAAATTGCAAAGGAAAACCTACCCGAAACCCTAGATCAAGGCCTAGAGTTCGGGACTGCAGCGCATCACCACCACACCATCTAGTGTATTTTTAAGGTTTTCTCAGATAAACATCTTAATTCCATTGTGCACACTATATCTGAGTATTTCACAATAAGTTTGTAATTTGTTGATAGAAGTGCAGCAGTAGAGGCACAAGACACAGTATTGCTGAGAAGATTTGCAGTTTCAATTCAGCAGGGGCAGAACATGAAATACGTAGGTTGGGTATACTGTCAGTACCTGTTgcatttgttgttgttgctgctgttgaAGCTGTTCTTGCGCTTGCTGCGAAGATGTCTGCTGCATCTGGATAGATTTCAGATAGTGTTAGATTCCAACAAACTAGAGCCAGAGAATTATACAAACTTAAAGACAAAATGTTTGCAATGAAAGCACAATTCAAAAGCAAGCCAACCTTCATGAGATACTCTTGGTCTGGTCTGACTTTTGGTGAACTGGATTGCATAGGGGAACTAATGCACCCATCAGTTCCAGCAGGTTGTCCGTCTTTACCATTCAACCCACCCCTGTTCAGCGCTGTAAATCTGCGGGGATCAATATCCCCATAATTAGTTGAGTTGCTAAGGTTCCCTTGTGCTTGGGCCTGTGCTAAgaattgctgctgctgttgtggTGACATAAGTTGAAACTGTGACTGTGTTGAAAGAAATGGCTTCTGCATTTGAGCACCTAAATTCGGCCGCAATTGGTCAATTCCCTATAAAAGATGGTAGCACCAATATTGATAGGTGGTTAGAttccaaaaaatatgaacacaTACGGTAATGAACTGTTGCAGAGCTTACAGTTAATGGCCAACCCTTCAACGGTAAACCGCTCACACCTTGGTTCAGTCCTGTTCACAATAGAAGGCATTTCAAGAAAAGAACAGACAGAACGAGAAATGTATAGTCTTCTTGAAATGAATGTTTCACATTATATACAAGAGATAGCCCCATCAACCAAAAGAAAAACCATTGTAGCTAGTTAATTACTTGCCATCACATCCATTTTCTGCAACATTAGGTTGGTATAGCACAATCTTAGCCGTCAAAAGTTAATACAAACCAACAAATCCACATCTCATACTAAAAGTTCTTCATCAGGATTCATTTCCGGTGGAAGAATGACAGAAGAACAGAACTGTAGTTACAATGGAAAGATGCAATCAACTTTGAAACATGAACTTGCAAAACCGAATATTATTTGAGAActgttttttcctatttttccaGTTTTCCTATTATAGATTCCTCTTACTCCCACCAATCACAAATAAGTGAAGTTTTGGGTT
Coding sequences:
- the LOC133920069 gene encoding transcriptional corepressor LEUNIG_HOMOLOG-like, yielding MAQSNWEADKMLDVYIYDYLLKRNLQTTAKAFMAEGKVAADPVAIDAPGGFLFEWWSVFWDIFIARTNEKHSEVAAAYLEAQQIKAREHQQQMQMQQLQLMQQRHAQLQRTNANHPSLNGSINALNSDGILGPSTASVLAAKMYEERLKHPHSMDPEGSQLFDASRMALLKSAAANHAGQLVPGTPGNVSTTLQQIQARNQQTIDIKSEGNMGVPQRSLPMDPSSLYGQGIIQPKPGLGGAGLNQGVSGLPLKGWPLTGIDQLRPNLGAQMQKPFLSTQSQFQLMSPQQQQQFLAQAQAQGNLSNSTNYGDIDPRRFTALNRGGLNGKDGQPAGTDGCISSPMQSSSPKVRPDQEYLMKMQQTSSQQAQEQLQQQQQQQMQQNNRKRKQPTSSGPANSTGTGNTVGPSANSPPSTPSTHMPGDGLGMAGNMRHVPKNLMMYGADGTGLASSSNQMDDLEHFGDVGSLDDNVESFLSNDNGDARDIFAALKRSPAEPNPAASKGFTFSEVNCWRTSNSKVVCCHFSSDGKILASAGHEKKAVLWNMETFQTQYTPEEHGLIITDVRFRPNSSQLATSSFDRTIKLWNAADPGFSLHTFTGHNFQVTSLDFHPKKTDLLCSCDGNGEIRYWNVTKFSCMRVIEGGTAQVRFQPNAGQFLAAAAENVVSIFDIETHGKKYTLQGHNTDVQSVCWDNSGEFIASVSQDLVKVWSIASGECIHELSSNGNKFHSCVFHPSYTNLLVIGGYQSLELWNMVKNQSMTVQAHEGLIAALAQSPVTGMVASASHDNSVKLWK